In the genome of Succinivibrio dextrinosolvens, the window CTTGCAGGGATGCCTCTTTTATCAGATGCTACTAGTTTTGACCCTGAAAACATTGGAGAGTCTGTAACAATTTCTGGGACATTGACTTTAACTCGACCATATAGTGATGTTTATGGCAATCCTGCCACATTCACAATTACTTCTACCGGCGTTGTAAATTATCCGCTTGTCGGTGGTTTCTTATATTGTTTTAATAATAATTCCTCAACAACTCAAGAAGCCGACACTAATAACAATAATACCATTATCAACTATGGAACTATTAATGGTTCGACTGCGATTCCTGGCCAACTTGCTGGTGGTTTTATACATCAGGGATTGAGTGTAGATTATGGTTCAAGAATTAAAGCAAATAACAATACGGTATCTCTTAGGTCTGGCAGTACAACCTCAAATGTTATTGTATATGGAGGATATGTTTATGACTCATCAACTCGAACTATCCCTGGGTTGGAAGTTTCAGGAAATACAGTCTTTATTGAAGATGGAAGTAATGTTGAGAAAGTATATGTATATGGTGGATATGCTGAAACAGAGAATACAGCCTCAAGTGGAGACGTTACAGTTACAAACAACAAAGTAATAATAGGCTCAGGAACTTATACAGGTACAATATTTGGAGGCAGTGCAATCTCTACAGCAGGAAGTCAAGTTCTAAAAGTTCAGGACAATACAGTATATCTTTACGGGAATGCTGACTTAAGTGGTGCTGGTATAAAAGGTGGTGAAGCAGAAGGCGCTGGAACTAAAACAGTGTCCGGCAACATGTTGGTCTTCGGCTACAATAATCAGGCATGGGCCCCTTCAAACTATACCATCGGAAATGTTCAAAACTTTTCAACCATCCGTTTTGACAATGCTACCTGGGGCAAAACTATTACCGTTAACTATTTTGCTAATCACTCAACAGATTCAAGTGTAACAAAAGTTGATGCTTCTAAAGTTGCTTTTTCAGGTGTTGACTCCTTATCAAGTGGTGATTCCTATGATATGTTGACTATAGGGGAGCTTGACAGTGGCTCTCTGGCATTGTCATCTGAAACCTCAACTTACACAGTCGGTACAACCCTTGAGGGTACTGGTAAGGTAAGTCTGTCTGAGAATGGTAAGACTGTAACCTATACGGTGGATTCTGCATCAGAAAAAGCCTCATCTCAATCCCATGCTGCTGCTATGACTATGTCAGCAGGTACAGTTGCATTAACTCAGGGTGCAGATACAACTTCTGCTGCAGGATTTAATCTGGCAAATTCTGGGATAACTGGCGTTCAGTCTTTCTCTTCAGTAGGAGGAGGAGCCGCAAGAGTTGAAACAGGATCATTTGTAAGTCTGAAGACATTGAATTTCTCAGTTGGTATAGGTAACAATGTTCAGAATGACTATGGACTGCTTTCAATAGGTGGTGCTTTTGAAGCCGGCTACGGCAAGTTTAAGAATCACTTTGATGCAGGTGCTGCAGATCCATATATCAAAAAGACCGGTCATGTTTCCTATTATGGTCTGGCTCTTCTGAGTAACTTTACTTTTGAGAATCTGTGGCAT includes:
- a CDS encoding autotransporter domain-containing protein; its protein translation is MSIKPLSIAVCSVLAGMPLLSDATSFDPENIGESVTISGTLTLTRPYSDVYGNPATFTITSTGVVNYPLVGGFLYCFNNNSSTTQEADTNNNNTIINYGTINGSTAIPGQLAGGFIHQGLSVDYGSRIKANNNTVSLRSGSTTSNVIVYGGYVYDSSTRTIPGLEVSGNTVFIEDGSNVEKVYVYGGYAETENTASSGDVTVTNNKVIIGSGTYTGTIFGGSAISTAGSQVLKVQDNTVYLYGNADLSGAGIKGGEAEGAGTKTVSGNMLVFGYNNQAWAPSNYTIGNVQNFSTIRFDNATWGKTITVNYFANHSTDSSVTKVDASKVAFSGVDSLSSGDSYDMLTIGELDSGSLALSSETSTYTVGTTLEGTGKVSLSENGKTVTYTVDSASEKASSQSHAAAMTMSAGTVALTQGADTTSAAGFNLANSGITGVQSFSSVGGGAARVETGSFVSLKTLNFSVGIGNNVQNDYGLLSIGGAFEAGYGKFKNHFDAGAADPYIKKTGHVSYYGLALLSNFTFENLWHVNGAVRVGRMESTQNNALYNAATGETYDINIGTNYYGLELGGGKLIKIDDTNSLDIYGKYFYLYQASDSFNAGGKYKLSAVNSNRLRVAGRYSHDFTPVTSLYGGAGLEHEFDGKSKLKVDDKAWAKSSKTKGTRAFGEIGVAVKPASNTGLILDFSVKGLYGDNFRGAWASADIKYMF